A DNA window from Centroberyx gerrardi isolate f3 chromosome 3, fCenGer3.hap1.cur.20231027, whole genome shotgun sequence contains the following coding sequences:
- the LOC139910690 gene encoding prostaglandin D2 receptor 2-like — protein sequence MSNITGGLFCPLLQTMQAHSLNNNTKANMVVVCIHGLVSCLGILENALILWVVGFRLHRRTVASVWVLNLAMSDFLATLTLPLFTHYLHSSHSWELGGPLCSAQASIFFLNMFVSAFLLAAISLDRCLLVAKPVWSQNHRSVAGAWKVCILGWLWAAINAFPYFMFRSVTKKADGRKLCYHHFALYSSTQDTLDRDCKVRQAATAISKLLLAFLVPLVVIAGSYILFGLSLRNRRRKRKQSVHRQNGALLVPNPDGASRTTNTPGTTKTKNISLQPLASKQTLPLTPTSLFPSTLSNQTNQGLLSQSFTKMVTSVIAAFALCWAPYHVFCMIEVAAQYRPQCLSLVEEGLPIATTFAFLNPVLNPILYAFSCPHFCVRIRQSLSALFEGLVEEGGGGITLVPGRSKRRRGSSATPVSPNSPGSPQAPSTPSSPNFQRSLKASDMEEAGQEEKNRMEHV from the coding sequence ATGTCAAACATCACGGGGGGGCTGTTCTGTCCCCTGCTACAGACCATGCAGGCGCACTCactcaacaacaacacaaaggcCAATATGGTGGTGGTGTGCATCCACGGCCTGGTCTCCTGCCTGGGCATTCTGGAGAACGCCCTGATCCTCTGGGTGGTGGGTTTCCGCCTGCACCGCCGCACCGTGGCCTCTGTCTGGGTGCTCAACCTGGCCATGTCCGACTTCCTGGCCACCCTGACGCTCCCCCTCTTCACCCACTACCTCCACTCCTCCCACAGCTGGGAACTGGGTGGCCCGCTTTGCTCGGCCCAGGCTTCCATCTTTTTCCTGAACATGTTTGTGTCTGCCTTCCTGCTGGCAGCCATTTCCCTGGACCGCTGCCTTCTGGTAGCCAAGCCAGTATGGAGCCAGAATCATCGGTCAGTGGCAGGAGCGTGGAAGGTGTGCATATTGGGTTGGTTGTGGGCCGCAATTAATGCATTTCCTTACTTCATGTTCCGGTCAGTGACCAAGAAGGCGGATGGGAGGAAACTGTGCTATCACCATTTTGCCTTGTATTCATCTACTCAAGACACGCTGGACAGGGACTGTAAGGTGCGGCAGGCAGCAACAGCCATCTCCAAGCTGTTGCTAGCATTCTTGGTCCCCCTGGTGGTGATTGCAGGGAGCTACATCCTATTTGGTCTCAGTCtaagaaacaggaggaggaagaggaagcagagTGTCCACAGGCAAAATGGAGCACTGCTTGTGCCAAACCCAGATGGGGCATCAAGAACTACAAATACCCCTGGGAccacaaaaactaaaaatatctCACTTCAGCCTCTAGCCTCCAAACAAACTTTGCCCCTGACACCTACTTCCTTGTTCCCATCCACCTTGTCTAACCAGACCAATCAGGGCCTGTTGTCCCAGAGCTTCACCAAGATGGTGACGTCTGTGATCGCAGCGTTTGCACTGTGCTGGGCTCCCTACCATGTCTTCTGCATGATCGAGGTGGCAGCCCAGTACCGGCCCCAGTGTCTGTCTctggtggaggaggggctgcCCATAGCCACAACATTTGCATTCCTGAACCCAGTGCTGAACCCCATTCTGTACGCCTTCAGCTGCCCCCACTTCTGTGTGAGGATACGACAGAGTCTAAGTGCATTGTTTGAAGGACTggtagaggagggaggaggagggataacACTGGTCCCAGGGAGgagtaagaggaggagggggagctcAGCAACTCCAGTGTCCCCAAACAGTCCAGGTTCACCCCAAGCCCCCTCCACACCCTCTTCCCCCAACTTTCAACGTAGCCTCAAAGCCAGTGACATGGAGGAGGCAGGACAAGAGGAGAAAAATAGGATGGAACATGTCTGA